The DNA sequence TTCGGCCGCTGCCGGACACGCCCCGAGCGGGGCGACGACGTCGGGAACGGCGACGGTGGCAGCGGCGGGGACCGCGAGCGCGCCGCGCTCGGCTCCGTTGCGCGTCGACGCACAGCGCAATCTGGAGCACGTACTGCGGGCGGCGCGCGAGGTGTTCGGGGAGCTGGGTTACGGCGCTCCGATGGAGGATGTGGCGCGTCGCGCGCGCGTCGGCGTGGGCACCGTCTACCGGCGGTTCCCGAGCAAGGACGTGCTGGTGCGCCGGATAGCCGAGGAGGAGACCTCCCGGCTGACCGAGCAGGCGCGTACGGCGCTGGGGCAGGAGGAGAAGCCCTGGTCGGCCCTCTCCCGCTTCCTGCGTACGTCCGTGGCTTCGGGCGCGGGCAGGCTGCTGCCGCCGCACGTGCTGCGGGTCGGGGTCGACGGGGAGGAGCCGGACGCGCCGGCGGCTTCCGGGGCGGCCTCGACTCCGGGCGCGGTGGACGAGACCCGCGTGCCGCAGCAGCGGCAGGGCGTGGGCCAGGAGGACTTCCGCACCGTCGGCCGGCGCTCCGGCGGCGCCGACGGGCTGGACGGCCTCGGTGAGGACACCGGTGCGGTCGAGCTGCTGGAGGTCGTGGGGCGGCTGGTGGACCGGGCGCGGGACTCCGGTGAGCTGCGCCGGGATGTGACGGTGGCCGATGTGCTGCTGGTCATCGCGACGGCGGCTCCTTCGCTGCCGGACGCCGCTCAGCAGGCGGCGGCTTCGGCCCGGTTGCTGGAGATCCTGCTGGAGGGTCTGCGGTCGCGTCCGGCGTGACGTCCGGGGCCGCGGGCCCCACCCGTCCCGCATCGGTCGTCCGGTGCCGACCGTCCCGCACACCGGGTCGTCCGGTGCCGTCTGTCCCGCACACCGGGCATCCGGTGCCATCCGTCCAACACATCGGTCGTCCCGGTGCCGGCCGTCCCGCACATCGGGTCGTCCGGTGCCGGCCGTCCCGCACACCGGGTCGTCCGGTGCCGGCCGTCCGGTGTCGCTCATCGGACGAGGGCGCGCGGCTCCGGTGCGGACGGCCTGGCGCGGCGCGCGGACTGCGGGACGCGGGGGCGCGGACGGCCGGGAGCGGGGCGCGGACGGCGGGCACGCGCGGCCGGAGAGGGCGGGCGGGGGCGGTTCGGGGGACGAATCAGCGGAGACTCATTCCCCGAAAGTAGGGCCTCTAGTACCCGCATTCGAGAGAACGCCCCGGATGAGTGGTTGGCGAGGCTGAGGGGCCAGCGCGATTGAGCCATGTGGCAGTCTTGGCCGGTATTCGGGTCCGAGGGTGTAACGGGGGCTTCCGCGATGAGCGGTAACGAGCAGCAGGAAGAGCCGCTCGGCGAGATCGCAGCGGCCGACAGGGACACGAAAGCGGACGGGCTGTCCGCCGGGCAGGTGCCGGCCCAGGCTGTGCGCGGCCCGTCGGAAGGTGCGGCCGAGGGCGGCACCGTCCTGCCCGGCCCGTGGCCCGCCGTCGCCGACGAGGACGCCACCGGGCCGGTCGGTGCGCACGCGGTTCCGCAGCAGCGCGCGGGCCGCGGCGGGGCTCCCGAGCTCGGGCTGTCCGACGCCCGGCTGATCGAGGACATGCGCGCCGGCGACGACCGGGCCTACGAGGAGCTGTTCCTGCGGCATTCGGGCGCCGTCCTGCGCTACGCCCGCAGCTGCTGCCGGGACGCGCACACCGCCGACGACCTGACGGCCGAGGTGTTCGCACGCACGCTCCAGGCCGTACGGGGCGGAAAAGGGCCGACCGAAGCGGTCCGGGCCTATCTGATGACCGCCGTCCGCCATGTCGCCGCCGCTTGGACGAAGAGCGCGAAGCGTGAGCATCTGGTCGACGACTTCGCGGTGTTCGCCGCACAGGCCTCCCGTTCCTCCGAGCTCTCCGACGACGGCACCCTCGACCTCGGCGCCGACGTGCTGGCGATGCGCGAGGCCGATCAGACGATGGCGATGCAGGCGTTCCGGAGCCTTCCCGAACGCTGGCAGGCGGTCCTGTGGCACACCACGGTGGAGGAGGAGTCGCCGAGCGAGATCGCCCCGTTGTTCGGCCTCACCGCCAACGCCACCGCCGTCCTGGCCAGTCGCGCCCGCGAAGGGCTCAAGCAGGCCTACCTCCAGGCCCACGTCAGCCAGGCGCTCACGACCGGCGGGGACTGCGCGCGGTACGCCGACCGGCTCGGCGCCCACGCCCGGGGCGGCCTGCGGACCCGGGCCGAGCGCGGGCTGCGCAAGCACCTCGACGCCTGCGCCAGGTGCCGGGTGGCCGCGGGCGAGCTGGACCAGGTGAACGCCGGGATTCCGGCGCTGCTGCCCGTCGCGGTCATCGGATGGTTCGCCGCCGGGTATTCACTCAAGGCCGCGGGCATCGTGGCCGGTGGCGCGGCCGGGGCCGCAGGCGCGGGAGCCGCCGCGGCGGCCACCGGGTCCGGTTCCGCCGGTGGGGCCGCCGGGGGCGCGGCGGGCTCCGAGGCGCTCGGCGCGCCCGCCAAGGCCGGGATCGCCGCCGCCGTGGTGGTGGCCGCCGCGGCCGGTCTGGTGTGGGCGCTCGTCGGCGACGAGCGGCCGAAGACGGAGCCCAGGCCGGTCGCCAAACCGCCGGTCGTGGCGCCCGCTGTGCCCACGCCGCCTACCCCTCCGTCCCCGAAGCCGCCACCGAAGCCGAAGCCGGCGCCTCCGGCCGCACCCGCGCCGCCCGCGCCCGTGGCCCCGGCGCCGAGCCCGCCGCCGTCCCCGAAGTCGACTCCGCCGCCGAAACCCACGCCCTCCCCCGAGCCGCCGCCGAAGCCCGCGCCCCCGGCGCCGAGCCCGCCGCCGTCCCCGAGGCCGACTCCGCCGCCGAAGCCCACGCCGCCCCCGCCCGCCCCGGAGGTGTACCAGGTCAGCGAACTGGCGTACTCCGTGTTCGGCGACAGGAGCGAGCCGGAGGTCGTGATGGGGCAGAGCAGTTGGGTCTGGCAGCGGTCGAACGTGTCCATCGCCTCCACCCGTTACGCACACGGCGTGACCGTGCACGCCCGCTCCTCGGTCACCATCCAGCTGAACCGCCCGTGCACGAGCTATCAGGCCATGGTCGGGGTGGACGACCTGACCATGGGGCTCGGCGCGGTGCGCTTCTCCGTGTTCGACGGGGACGGGGCCCGGCTCTGGCGCTCCCCGGTGATGGAGGGCGGCGATCCCGCCGTCCCCGTGAGCGTGAACATCGCCGGCCAGTCCTCGATCCGCCTCGTGGTGGAGCCGGAGACGCCGTTCGGTGGGGTGGCCCTGGCCGACTGGGCGGACTCCCGGATCAGCTGCGCCTGAGCCGTACGCGCGCCCGGGCCGGGCTTCCCGGCGACGCCCTCCGGCCAGAACGGGAGCGTGCGCCGGTCAGGACGGGAGCGTGTATCGGTCAGGACAGGACCGTCCGCCGGTCAGGACGGAACGTGTTTCGGTCAGGACTGGAGCGTGCGCCGAGCGGGCATCACACCGCCCGCGACCGCGCGCTGGCGCGGAGCGGCCGTACCCGTCCAGCAGGTGCCGCGCCGGGCCAGCAGGCGGCGCAGCCACAGTTCGGTGGAGGCCAGGTCGGCCAAGCCGTCCAGGGGCAGCGGCTCGCCCTCGGAGGCGGCTCGCAGGGCCTTGCGGACCACCCGGGCCTCGACCAGGCCCGCGTCGGCCAGCAGCGGGGCGTCGAAAAGGGCCATCAGGTCGGGCAGCGCGAGGCGCAGGCCGGTGCGGGTGACAGCGGTGGAGGTGGCCTGGGAGGGCGTGCCCCAGCCGGGCGGCAGATCGTGGATGCCCGCCCCGCCGAGCACCCGGCGCAGGATCGCGGCCCGTGCGCCGGGCTGGACCCGGAGGGACTCGGGCAGGGCACGGGCCGCCCGGACCACCTGGTTGTCGAGGAACGGGGCGTGCAGGCGCTGGCTGCGGATCTCCGCGGCCTGTTCCAGGATCCGGTGGTCGGCGGCCCCACGGGCGAGGGCGGCGCGCGCCCGGGCCTCCCCCGGGCGCTGCACGGAGGCGGGCCGGATCGCGGCCTCCTGGAGACGAACCGATACTTCGGCCAGCGCCTCCCCCGTCAGCCAGCGCGCCGCCGGACCCGGGCGCGACCAGGCGAGGGCGGCGAGCGAGGCGTCGGCGGGGGTCGCGAGGTCGGGGGCGTAACGGTTGGCGTCGGGGAGGAGCCCGGCGGCGGACTCCAGGCCGGTGCGGTACGACGTACGGGCCAGGCGGCGGGCGGCGCGGTAGACCGTCAGCGGGACGAACAGCGAGTGCGCGGTAGGGCCTTCGGCCTTGGTCAGGGCGGCGACGGGGCGCAGGAGGTGGCGTCTGCGCCGGTCCATCAGGAGGTCGGCGAGGCGGGCCGGGTGGGCGTCCAGGACCTGTCGGGCCCCGTGTCCGACGAGGTGGTCGGCGCTGCCCGCGGACAGCCGGCGGCGGTGGCGTTCGGCGAGGACGAGGGAGGGGGCCGGTTCGTCGGTGAGCGCGCCGGTGCCCAACGAGGCGTACGGCAGGGCCTCTTCGCCGGCCGCGACGACCACGTGGTGCAGGCGCGGGTTGGCGGCGATGGCGCGGGCCCGCTCCAGCTCGTCCTCGTCGCCCCGGGTGGTGAGGTCGTTGAAGGTGACGGCGAGCAGCCGCTCCCCCGCGCCGGTGCCGTGGCCGAGGAGGGTGCCGGGGAGCCCGGGCAGTCCGGAGGCGAGCAGGGCGAGGGTGGCGGACGCGCTGCCGCCGGAGAGGTCGGCGCCGATGCCCGCCACGGGGCCGCCCCGGGCCGCGCGCCGGTCGGCGGGGCCCATGCCGGGGACGGGCCCCGGGTCCGGGGGCTGGGTTTCCGGCGCGTGGCGCGGGGCCGTGAGCCGGGCGCGTACGGCTTCGACGAGCGCGTCCCGTACGCCCTCCACGGCGTGCACCGGGTCGGCCTGGGGTGCGGCGACGGCGAGCGAGGCGACGGCCTCGTACCCGGTGATCTCCCGCGAGCCCTCCCGGAGGATGAGCGCGTGGCCCGGCGGGACCCGCTTCACGCCCACGTAGGGTGTGCCGTCGCCGAGGGCCTCGGGGGTCTCCGGGCAGGCGAGCAGGGCGGCGAGGTGCCCGATGTCGAGCTGGGCCTCGATGAGGTCGGCGAGCGGCAGGGCGGCGGTGGCGAAGGCGGTGCCGTTGGCCCAGGGGGTGTGGAAGACGGGCCGGGCGCCGGCCAGGTCGCCCGCGACGGTGATGCGGCGGCCGATCTGCACGACGGCGGTGTAACTGCCGGGCCAGGCGGTGAGATGGCGCATCGCGCCACCGCGTGCGGCGAGCAGCCCGACGCGCAGTTGCTCGTCGGTGGCGCCGCAGCAGCCGAGGACCGCGAGGCGGGCGGTGGGCGCCCCTTCGGGGGTCGCGACGCCGATGACGCGGATCTCGTCGGGCCGCCAGTCGCCGACCGCCCACAGCGGATCCGGGTCTCCCCACAGGAGTTGGGAGCCCACGGGGTGAACCGTGCGCCCCTCTCCGCCGTTTCCGACGGCGCCGACCGTGCCGAAGCTCGCGGCGATACTGCTCCATCCCACCAACCAACGCATCGCCGCCTCCACAGGCTGTGGACAAACGGCGCAGTTGACGAGCGAAACGCCGCTGCGGGACATGCTGCCACGACAATGCCGCACGAGAGGGTGTACGGGCAGCGCACGCCGGAAGAGCATGCGCCCCTGGCACAGGCCCGGCGTGATCTTCACCGCGACGACAACAACGGAACTGCCGGTTCCGGAAGTTCCGGAAGTTCCGGGAACTCTGGGGGCGGGGCCGTCCGGTCTCCGCGCCGCACCGGCCCGCCCCCGCGGAAGGGAGGGAGGGCCGGTGCCGCCCGGAAACAGCGCCGATATCCGGCCATAGGAGGACCATTGGCCAGACCTTCACCGGACCGTCGCTATTCGGCCATTCTCTCGAAGCGCCACCCTGCGCGCATGTCGCGCCGCGCCCCCCTGGCGGACCCTTCCACGCACAGTCCGGGAGGTGGGCCTCACCTCCCGGACCGGTCCACCGCCCGCGGGGAATGGAGCGGCGGATTCCCCCAGCCCACTGAGTCCAGTGCAGCGGGCCGACCCACGCAGGTCCCAGACAAGCCTTCCGGCCATCGCCGGGCCAGAGCGCACGGCCGGGCGCACGGCCACACGCCGGGAGCACGCCGCACCCCGGTCCGCGCGCCGCCGCACGGGAGGCCCGGACCGCCCGCACGGACAACAATCCCGCCATCCGGACGTCTGCCCCTTAACGGTAGGGATAGGGAGAACTACGCTGTGTTTACTGGTGTTCTCGGCAGGGGGGCATATTCCTCGGGGCTCGGCCACATGCGTGTGCAGGCGGAGTACGGAGGTTCGAACCTGGGGAGTCATCGGTACGAATGCCGCGCGCCGTCCCCGGTGACGCGGCGGCCGTCTGTGTGTCGAGGGGTGGCGCATGTCCAGGGAGCAACGCGGGCCGAACGAGAAGCTCGGCACGGTTCTCGCCCTCGCGGGAATCAGTAACGCCGGGCTCGCCCGGCGGGTCAACGACCTCGGAGCACAGCGCGGTCTGACACTTCGCTACGACAAGACCTCGGTGGCCCGGTGGGTCGCCAAGGGAATGGTGCCGCAGGGCGCGGCGCCGCATCTCATCGCCGCGGCGATCGGGGCCAAGCTCGGCCGGCCCGTCCCGCTGCACGAGATCGGCCTCGCCGACGCGGATCCGGCCCCGGAGGTCGGCCTCGCCTTCCCCCGGGACGTGGGCGAGGCGGTCCGGTCGGCGACCGAGCTGTACCGCCTGGACCTGGCCGGGCGGCGGGGCGGCGGTGGGATCTGGCAGTCCCTGGCGGGATCGTTCTCGGTGAGCGCCTACGCGACACCCGCGTCGCGCTGGCTGATAACCCCCGCCGATCCGTCGGTGGCCCGGGACCCGACGGCGGCGCAGGCAGCGATCCTCGGGGCGCGTGGCGGCGGATCCGAGAGCCCTCGCGGGGCCGGCCCCCGCGGCCCCGGGGCCGCGCCGGATGCCCGGGGCGCACACATCCTCCACACCGGCGGCTCCACCCCCGGCGTGGCGGGCTCCGTTCCGCTCCAGCCCGGCCCGGACGCCGTGGCGGACGCCTCACCGCTGCGGGTCGGGCACAGCGACGTGACGAAGCTGCGCGAGGCGGCGCAGGACGCCCGGCGCTGGGACTCCAAGTACGGCGGCGGCGACTGGCGCTCCTCCATGGTTCCCGAGTGTTTACGCGTCGATGCCGCACCGCTGCTCCTCGGCTCGTACACCGACGAGGTCGGCCGGGCCCTGTTCGGCGCGTCGGCCGAGCTGACCCGGCTGGCCGGCTGGATGGCCTTCGACACCGGCCAGCAGGAAGCCGCCCAGCGCTACTACATCCAGGCGCTGCGCCTGGCCCGGGCCGCCGCCGACGTCCCGCTCGGCGGCTATGTCCTCGCCTCGATGTCCCTCCAGGCGACCTACCGGGGCTTCGCCGACGAGGGGGTCGACCTCGCCCAGGCGGCCGTCGAGCGCAACCGCGGTCTCGCCACCGCCCGCACCATGAGCTTCTTCCGGCTGGTGGAGGCCCGTGCCCACGCGAAGGCCGGCGACGCACCGGCCGCGGGGGCCGCGCTCAAGGGCGCGGAGAGCTGGCTGGAGCGGTCCCGGGCGGGCGATTCGGACCCGTCGTGGCTCGGCTTCTACGGCTACGACCGGTTCGCCGCCGACGCCGCCGAGTGCTACCGGGACCTGAAGGCCCCCCGCCAGGTGCGGCGCTTCACCGAGCAGGCGCTGTCCCGGCCGACCGAGGAGTTCGTCCGCAGCCACGGGCTGCGGCTCGTCGTGTCCGCCGTCGCCGAGCTGGAGTCGGGCAATCTGGACGCGGCCTGCGCGGCGGGCACCCGGGCGGTGGAGGTCGCCGGCCGGATCTCCTCGGCCCGCACCACGGAGTACGTGCGCGATCTGCTCCACCGCCTGGAGCCGTACGGGGACGAGCCCCGCGTCGCGGAGCTGCGGGAACGGGCCCGCCCGCTGCTGGTCACCCCGGGCTGAACCGGGCCGCGCACCGCGCCCGGCAGGAGGCCCGCCGGGCGCGGTGTGCGCCACACCCTGCCCGGCTCGGGTTTGAGCCGGTTGTCAGTGGGCCAGTGCACTATCGGGGTGGGAGGTGGCGTGATGATGACGCACGCGGCGTACGACTGCGATGTGCTGGTGATCGGCGGCGGGATCGTCGGTCTGTCGACCGCGTATGCGCTTCTACGGTCCGCGCCGGGCACACGGGTCACGGTCCTGGAGAAGGAGGGCGGCCCCGCCCGCCACCAGACCGGCCGCAACAGCGGCGTGATCCACAGCGGCATCTACTACCGCCCCGGTTCCCTCAAGGCCCGGTACGCGCTGCGCGGCTCCGCCGAGCTGGCGGACTTCTGCGCCGAGCACTCCATCGCCCACGCCACCACCGGCAAGCTGATCATCGCCACCGAACGCTCCGAGCTGCCCCGGCTGCACGGCCTGGTGCAGCGCGGCCGCGAGCACGGACTGCCCGTGCGGGAGCTGGGCCCCGCCCAGATCGCGGAGTACGAGCCGGAGGTCCAGGGCCTGGCGGCGATCCGGGTCGGCACGACCGGCGTCTGCGACTTCACCGCCGTGGCCACCCGCTTCGCGACCGAGATCACCGCGGCGGGCGGCATCGTGCGGTACGGCGCGGAGGTCACCGCGATAGACCGGCGACCCTGGGGCGTCGCGGTGCGCACGGCGGACGGCCTGGTCGTGCGGGCCAGGGTGCTGGTCAACTGCGCGGGCCTCCACTGCGACCGGGTGGCCCGCCTCGCCGGGGACGACCCGGGAGTGCGGATCGTGCCGTTCCGGGGCGAGTACTACACGCTGGCCCGCCCCGAGCTGGTGCGCGGCCTGGTCTACCCGGTGCCGGACCCGGCCTTCCCCTTCCTGGGCGTCCACCTCACCCGGGGCGTCGACGGCTCCGTCCACGTCGGGCCGAACGCGGTCCCCGCCCTGGCCCGCGAGGGATACACCTGGCCCCGGGTCCGCCCCGCCGAACTGCTGTCCACGCTGAGCTGGCCGGGCACCTGGCAGATCGCCCGCAGACACTGGCGGTACGGGGCGGGCGAGGTGCACCGCTCGCTGTCCCGGTCCGCCTTCACCCGGGCCGTCCAGCGGCTGCTGCCCGCCGTCACCGAGGACGACCTGCGCCCGTCGCCCGCCGGGGTCCGGGCCCAGGCGGTGCTGAAGGACGGCACGCTGGTCGACGACTTCCTGATCCGCGAGGCCCCGCACACCGTGCACGTGCTCAACGCCCCGTCGCCCGCCGCGACGGCGTGTCTGCCCATCGGACGGGAGGTGGCGCGGCGCGCGCTGCGCCGGGCTCGGGAGACGGGGTGGAAGCCGCCCGCCGTAGAATCCGGTCATTGTGTCTGAGCAGCCCCTGAACCCCACCCCCGCCGCGGCCCCCGACGACGCCCCCGACACGGCGCCCACCGGCTCCACACCGGCCGGCCCCACACCGGCCGGCCCCACGGCAGCCGATGTCGTGGCAGCCGATGGAGCGTCCGACGAAGCCGCCGCACTGCGGGCCGCCTCCTTCGAGCGCGCGCGCCGGCTGCGCCAGGAGCCCCGCTTCCCCGGCGGCCCCGCCGCCGATCCCGCCGGCTCGCACCACGAGCGCCGGATCCGCAGCTTCCAGCCGCGCCGCAGCCGGGTCACGACCGGCCAGCAGGACGCCCTGGAGCGGCTGTGGCCGAAGTGGGGCCTGGACATCGACGGACAGCGCGTCCTGGACCTGACCGACCTGTTCGACGGTCTGCCCGTCGTCCTGGAGATCGGCTTCGGCATGGGCGAGGCCACCGCGCAGATGGCGGCCGACGACCCGGGCACCGGCATCCTCGCGGTCGACGTCCACACCCCCGGCCAGGGCAATCTGCTGGGCCTCGCGGACAAGGCGGGCTCGACCAACGTACGGGTGGCCAACGGCGACGCGGTCATCCTGCTGCGCGAGATGCTGGCCCCGGAGTCGCTCGACGGACTGCGGGTCTACTTCCCCGACCCGTGGCCCAAGGCCCGGCACCACAAGCGCCGCCTGATCCAGCCCGAGTTCCTGGACCTGGTGGCCCCGGTGCTGAAGCCCGGAGCGATCGTCCACTGCGCGACCGACTGGGAGCCGTACGCCGAGCAGATGCTGGAGGTCCTCACCGCGCACCCCCGCTTCGAGAACACCGCGGCCGACGGCGGGTACGCCCCGCGTCCCGCGTTCCGGCCGCTCACCCGCTTCGAGGGACAGGGCCTGGACAAGGGGCACGTCGTCCACGACCTGCTGTTCGCCCGGGTCTGACACACCGTGTGCGGCCGCGTGCCGGCCACACGCGCCGTCGCCGGGTGTCGGTGCTCCTCGTTAGGGTCGAGAGGTGTCCGACCCCTCCGTGCAGCATCAGCAGGCGCGCCCCGCCGTCCCGGTCCTCCATGAGCGGCGGCCCGAGGAGGTCCTGGGCGCCGCGCCGGAGGGCGGCCGAGCGCGCTACCGGCCGCGCCGCGTCGGCATGGTGTGGCGCAGCAAGGTGTTCCGCGCCGGGGCCGTGATCGTCGCGCTCGTGCTGTGCGGGCTGGTGATCCTCGCCCTCGTCCGCGAACAGACCGGCCCGGAGGGGTTCCTGGTCGGTCTCGGCCTGGCGGTGCTGCCGGTCCCTCTGCTGATGGCGGCGTTCCGCTGGCTGGACCGGGTCGAGCCGGGCCCCTGGCGCAATCTGATCTTCTCGTTCGCCTGGGGCGCGTGCGCCGCCGCGCTCGTGGCGATCATCGCCAACTCGTTCGCGACCCGCTGGATAGCCACCGCCACGGCCGACCCGGCGAGCGCCGACACCCTGGGGGCGACGGTGATCGCCCCCGTGGTCGAGGAGAGCGCGAAGGCGGCGGCCGTGCTGCTGATCTTCCTGTTCCGCAGACGGGAGTTCAGCGGGGTGGTGGACGGCGTCGTCGTCGCCGGCTTCACCGCGACGGGCTTCGCGTTCACCGAGAACATCCTCTATCTGGGCAACGCCTTCGGCGAGGACCAGCAACTGGGCAGCTCCGGGCTGGCCTCGGTGACGGCCGGGACGTTCTTCGTGCGGATCGTGATGTCGCCGTTCGCGCACCCCCTGTTCACGGTCCTCACCGGCCTCGGCTTCGGCTTCGCGGCCGTCAGCGCCCGCCGCCACCGGGCCCGGCGCATCGCCCTGCCGCTGGTGGGGCTGCTGCTGGCAATGGGTCTGCACGCCCTGTGGAACGGCTCCTCGGCCTTCGGCCCGTACGGCTTCTACGCGGTGTACGGCATCGTCATGGTCCCGGCGCTCGGCCTGGTGACCTGGCTGGCGATCTGGACGCGCCAGCGGGAGCTGCGCACCCTGGCGGCCGAGCTGCCCGCCTATGCGGCGGCCGGCTGGCTCACCCCCGCCGAGCCGTCGGCGCTCTCCTCCATGCGGGCCCGGGGCATGGCCCGCGACCTGGCCCGCCACTGGCAGCAGGACCGGACCCGGGGCCGGGCGGCGGCCCGCGCGGTCGCGGAGTACGAGTCGTTCGCGACCTCCCTGGCGGGCCTGCGCCGCCGGGCCCGCCACGGCGCGGTGGGCCCGGACTTCGGCGCGCGGGAGCGGGAGTTGCTGCACCACCTCTGGCAACGCCGGGAGATCGCGGCCCCGGCCCTCGCCCACGCGGCCCGCCTGACGGCGCGCACGGCCGCCCACCACGCTCGCCCCACGCCGAGGGCGTACGGAAACGGACAGGCCGCCGGGTACGGGTACGGATACGGGTACAGCGGCCCCGGACCCGCGCCCGGATACGGACAGGCGCACGGACACACATCCGGACCCGGCCCCGGCGCCTACCCGCCGCCCCAGCCGTACGGCAGCGCACCGCACAGCCACCGACGCCCACCGG is a window from the Streptomyces sp. MMBL 11-1 genome containing:
- a CDS encoding TetR/AcrR family transcriptional regulator — protein: MHIQDTHGQAALSRASEDQGRLGSVGALGVMSSADAVRSAAAVSAAAMGSAAAGHAPSGATTSGTATVAAAGTASAPRSAPLRVDAQRNLEHVLRAAREVFGELGYGAPMEDVARRARVGVGTVYRRFPSKDVLVRRIAEEETSRLTEQARTALGQEEKPWSALSRFLRTSVASGAGRLLPPHVLRVGVDGEEPDAPAASGAASTPGAVDETRVPQQRQGVGQEDFRTVGRRSGGADGLDGLGEDTGAVELLEVVGRLVDRARDSGELRRDVTVADVLLVIATAAPSLPDAAQQAAASARLLEILLEGLRSRPA
- a CDS encoding sigma-70 family RNA polymerase sigma factor, with amino-acid sequence MSGNEQQEEPLGEIAAADRDTKADGLSAGQVPAQAVRGPSEGAAEGGTVLPGPWPAVADEDATGPVGAHAVPQQRAGRGGAPELGLSDARLIEDMRAGDDRAYEELFLRHSGAVLRYARSCCRDAHTADDLTAEVFARTLQAVRGGKGPTEAVRAYLMTAVRHVAAAWTKSAKREHLVDDFAVFAAQASRSSELSDDGTLDLGADVLAMREADQTMAMQAFRSLPERWQAVLWHTTVEEESPSEIAPLFGLTANATAVLASRAREGLKQAYLQAHVSQALTTGGDCARYADRLGAHARGGLRTRAERGLRKHLDACARCRVAAGELDQVNAGIPALLPVAVIGWFAAGYSLKAAGIVAGGAAGAAGAGAAAAATGSGSAGGAAGGAAGSEALGAPAKAGIAAAVVVAAAAGLVWALVGDERPKTEPRPVAKPPVVAPAVPTPPTPPSPKPPPKPKPAPPAAPAPPAPVAPAPSPPPSPKSTPPPKPTPSPEPPPKPAPPAPSPPPSPRPTPPPKPTPPPPAPEVYQVSELAYSVFGDRSEPEVVMGQSSWVWQRSNVSIASTRYAHGVTVHARSSVTIQLNRPCTSYQAMVGVDDLTMGLGAVRFSVFDGDGARLWRSPVMEGGDPAVPVSVNIAGQSSIRLVVEPETPFGGVALADWADSRISCA
- a CDS encoding asparagine synthase-related protein; the encoded protein is MRWLVGWSSIAASFGTVGAVGNGGEGRTVHPVGSQLLWGDPDPLWAVGDWRPDEIRVIGVATPEGAPTARLAVLGCCGATDEQLRVGLLAARGGAMRHLTAWPGSYTAVVQIGRRITVAGDLAGARPVFHTPWANGTAFATAALPLADLIEAQLDIGHLAALLACPETPEALGDGTPYVGVKRVPPGHALILREGSREITGYEAVASLAVAAPQADPVHAVEGVRDALVEAVRARLTAPRHAPETQPPDPGPVPGMGPADRRAARGGPVAGIGADLSGGSASATLALLASGLPGLPGTLLGHGTGAGERLLAVTFNDLTTRGDEDELERARAIAANPRLHHVVVAAGEEALPYASLGTGALTDEPAPSLVLAERHRRRLSAGSADHLVGHGARQVLDAHPARLADLLMDRRRRHLLRPVAALTKAEGPTAHSLFVPLTVYRAARRLARTSYRTGLESAAGLLPDANRYAPDLATPADASLAALAWSRPGPAARWLTGEALAEVSVRLQEAAIRPASVQRPGEARARAALARGAADHRILEQAAEIRSQRLHAPFLDNQVVRAARALPESLRVQPGARAAILRRVLGGAGIHDLPPGWGTPSQATSTAVTRTGLRLALPDLMALFDAPLLADAGLVEARVVRKALRAASEGEPLPLDGLADLASTELWLRRLLARRGTCWTGTAAPRQRAVAGGVMPARRTLQS
- a CDS encoding sporulation protein, producing the protein MSREQRGPNEKLGTVLALAGISNAGLARRVNDLGAQRGLTLRYDKTSVARWVAKGMVPQGAAPHLIAAAIGAKLGRPVPLHEIGLADADPAPEVGLAFPRDVGEAVRSATELYRLDLAGRRGGGGIWQSLAGSFSVSAYATPASRWLITPADPSVARDPTAAQAAILGARGGGSESPRGAGPRGPGAAPDARGAHILHTGGSTPGVAGSVPLQPGPDAVADASPLRVGHSDVTKLREAAQDARRWDSKYGGGDWRSSMVPECLRVDAAPLLLGSYTDEVGRALFGASAELTRLAGWMAFDTGQQEAAQRYYIQALRLARAAADVPLGGYVLASMSLQATYRGFADEGVDLAQAAVERNRGLATARTMSFFRLVEARAHAKAGDAPAAGAALKGAESWLERSRAGDSDPSWLGFYGYDRFAADAAECYRDLKAPRQVRRFTEQALSRPTEEFVRSHGLRLVVSAVAELESGNLDAACAAGTRAVEVAGRISSARTTEYVRDLLHRLEPYGDEPRVAELRERARPLLVTPG
- the lhgO gene encoding L-2-hydroxyglutarate oxidase gives rise to the protein MMTHAAYDCDVLVIGGGIVGLSTAYALLRSAPGTRVTVLEKEGGPARHQTGRNSGVIHSGIYYRPGSLKARYALRGSAELADFCAEHSIAHATTGKLIIATERSELPRLHGLVQRGREHGLPVRELGPAQIAEYEPEVQGLAAIRVGTTGVCDFTAVATRFATEITAAGGIVRYGAEVTAIDRRPWGVAVRTADGLVVRARVLVNCAGLHCDRVARLAGDDPGVRIVPFRGEYYTLARPELVRGLVYPVPDPAFPFLGVHLTRGVDGSVHVGPNAVPALAREGYTWPRVRPAELLSTLSWPGTWQIARRHWRYGAGEVHRSLSRSAFTRAVQRLLPAVTEDDLRPSPAGVRAQAVLKDGTLVDDFLIREAPHTVHVLNAPSPAATACLPIGREVARRALRRARETGWKPPAVESGHCV
- the trmB gene encoding tRNA (guanosine(46)-N7)-methyltransferase TrmB, coding for MSEQPLNPTPAAAPDDAPDTAPTGSTPAGPTPAGPTAADVVAADGASDEAAALRAASFERARRLRQEPRFPGGPAADPAGSHHERRIRSFQPRRSRVTTGQQDALERLWPKWGLDIDGQRVLDLTDLFDGLPVVLEIGFGMGEATAQMAADDPGTGILAVDVHTPGQGNLLGLADKAGSTNVRVANGDAVILLREMLAPESLDGLRVYFPDPWPKARHHKRRLIQPEFLDLVAPVLKPGAIVHCATDWEPYAEQMLEVLTAHPRFENTAADGGYAPRPAFRPLTRFEGQGLDKGHVVHDLLFARV
- a CDS encoding PrsW family intramembrane metalloprotease; protein product: MSDPSVQHQQARPAVPVLHERRPEEVLGAAPEGGRARYRPRRVGMVWRSKVFRAGAVIVALVLCGLVILALVREQTGPEGFLVGLGLAVLPVPLLMAAFRWLDRVEPGPWRNLIFSFAWGACAAALVAIIANSFATRWIATATADPASADTLGATVIAPVVEESAKAAAVLLIFLFRRREFSGVVDGVVVAGFTATGFAFTENILYLGNAFGEDQQLGSSGLASVTAGTFFVRIVMSPFAHPLFTVLTGLGFGFAAVSARRHRARRIALPLVGLLLAMGLHALWNGSSAFGPYGFYAVYGIVMVPALGLVTWLAIWTRQRELRTLAAELPAYAAAGWLTPAEPSALSSMRARGMARDLARHWQQDRTRGRAAARAVAEYESFATSLAGLRRRARHGAVGPDFGARERELLHHLWQRREIAAPALAHAARLTARTAAHHARPTPRAYGNGQAAGYGYGYGYSGPGPAPGYGQAHGHTSGPGPGAYPPPQPYGSAPHSHRRPPAQP